A genomic region of Pelodiscus sinensis isolate JC-2024 chromosome 1, ASM4963464v1, whole genome shotgun sequence contains the following coding sequences:
- the LOC102453016 gene encoding olfactory receptor 52B2-like, with amino-acid sequence MAAPNRTTFSHLSFVLVGIPGLEPWHPWISIPFALMYTVAVLGNCGLLLLIATQRRLHEPMFIFLSMLAVADLILSTSTVPNTLAIFWFGPKAISFTSCLTQVFFVHFGVAIESAILLAMGFDRYIAVCDPLRYTTVLTNEKIGKIATAIVVRSFCIIVPDVFLLKRLPFCASNVIQHSYCEHIGVARLACADISLNIWYGLAVPIVIFILDVVFIVVSYVLILRAVFKLPTKDARHKALSTCGSHVCIILLFYTLAFFTFLTHRFGHNIPKPIHILLANLYVLISPMLNPILYGMKTKQLQEQICCLLSLKGKWF; translated from the coding sequence ATGGCTGCGCCCAACAGAACAACGTTCAGTCACCTCAGCTTCGTCCTGGTCGGCATCCCgggcctggagccctggcacccctggatctccatccccttcgcgCTGATGTACACGGTGGCTGTTCTGGGGAACTGTGGTCTCCTCCTGCTCATCGCCACCCAGCGCAGGCTGCACGAGCCCATGttcattttcctctccatgctggcgGTGGCCGATTTAATTTTATCTACATCTACCGTGCCCAACACGCTGGCCATCTTCTGGTTTGGACCCAAAGCCATTTCCTTCACTTCCTGCCTCACCCAGGTGTTCTTTGTGCACTTTGGGGTTGCCATCGAGTCGGCCATCCTGCTGGCCATGGGGTTCGATCGTTACATTGCCGTCTGCGACCCCCTGAGGTACACAACTGTCCTCACCAACGAGAAGATCGGGAAAATAGCCACGGCCATTGTCGTCAGAAGTTTTTGTATAATTGTTCCTGATGTCTTTCTCCTCAAACGGCTGCCCTTCTGCGCAAGCAACGTCATCCAGCACTCCTACTGTGAGCACATCGGGGTGGCCAGGCTTGCCTGTGCGGACATCTCTCTCAATATCTGGTATGGCTTGGCAGTGCCTATTGTAATTTTTATACTAGATGTTGTGTTTATTGTTGTGTCTTATGTGCTGATCCTCAGGGCTGTCTTCAAGCTGCCCACCAAAGACGCCCGACACAAAGCTCTCAGCACTTGCGGCTCCCACGTCTGCATCATCCTCTTATTTTACACCCTAGCCTTTTTCACTTTCCTAACCCACCGCTTTGGTCACAATATCCCTAAACCCATTCACATTCTGCTTGCCAATCTCTACGTGCTCATCTCTCCCATGTTAAACCCCATTCTTTACGGGATGAAAAccaagcagctgcaggagcaaatATGCTGCCTGTTGTCTCTGAAGGGGAAATGGTTCTGA